Proteins from one Phocoena sinus isolate mPhoSin1 chromosome 8, mPhoSin1.pri, whole genome shotgun sequence genomic window:
- the LOC116758335 gene encoding spidroin-1-like produces the protein MEEQDEKEKGTRREDVENGMGEGDRALGPEEGKRTGTREPRSAGAGSRRGLGPGSLGAEGGLAGAGGAAARSAGGGGGGGSRAEGRGLGLPRGGRGRGGEGRGGGAGPRRRIWLPPRGGCVGGGAPAAAATAAADGPIDGRVLANRRPAARPELLAGRETAVADDARPQAPRGRALPRGLTAPDGAPGPGKGARAARRSVPAAARPVRPHPPGRRPLLGGGGGDGAGGFVLSRRQWGRGGLGLRDEDERERERGGRAWGSLCACVIESDV, from the coding sequence ATGGAAGAGCAGGACGAGAAGGAGAAGGGGACGAGGAGAGAGGATGTAGAGAACGGGATGGGAGAAGGGGACAGGGCGCTTGGAccagaagaagggaagagaacGGGGACGCGGGAACCGCGCAGCGCTGGGGCCGGATCCCGCCGGGGACTGGGGCCGGGAAGTCTAGGGGCGGAGGGAGGACTGGCGGGCGCTGGGGGGGCAGCGGCGCGGAGcgcgggtgggggcgggggcgggggctcgCGGGCGGAGGGGCGGGGGCTCGGGTTACCGCGcggagggcgggggaggggaggggaggggaggggagggggcgcgggGCCGCGGCGGCGAATCTGGCTTCCTCCTCGGGGCGGCTGTGTAGGAGGCGGcgccccggcggcggcggcgacggcggcggcggaCGGACCGATCGACGGGCGGGTGCTCGCGAACCGACGGCCGGCCGCCCGCCCGGAGCTGCTCGCTGGCCGGGAGACAGCGGTGGCGGACGATGCGCGGCCCCAGGCCCCGCGCGGGCGGGCGCTGCCCAGGGGGCTGACCGCGCCGGACGGCGCCCCAGGACCGGGCAAGGGAGCCCGCGCCGCCCGGAGGTCAGTGCCCGCGGCCGCCCGGCCCGTCCGGCCGCACCCGCCGGGCCGCCGGCCTCTCCTGGGCGGCGGTGGCGGCGACGGAGCCGGGGGCTTTGTTCTGAGCCGGAGacaatgggggagggggggcctGGGCCTGCGGGACGAGGACGAGCGTGAACGTGAGCgtgggggcagggcctgggggtctTTGTGTGCGTGTGTCATCGAGTCGGATGTGTGA